atccacatcgatggaacagtagtagagagggtagcaagttttaagttccttggcatacacatcacagacaaactgaattggtccactcacacagacagcatcgtgaagaaggcgcagcagcgccttttcaacctcaggaggctgaagaaattcggcttgtcaccaaaagcactcacaaacttctacagatgcacaatcgagagcatcctggcgggctgtatcaccgcctggtatggcaactgcaccgccctcaaccgtaaggctctccagagggtagtgaggtctgcacaacacatcaccgggggcaaactacctgccctccaggacacctacaccacccgatgtcacaggaaggccataaagatcatcaaggacatcaaccacccgagccactgcctgttcaccccgctatcatccagaaggcgaggtcagtacaggtgcatcaaagctgggaccgagagactgaaaaaacagcttctatctcaaggccatcagactgttaaacagccaccactaacactgagtggctgctgccaacacactgacactgactcaactccagccactttaataatgggaattgatgggaaatgatgtaaatatatcactagccactttaaacaatgctaccttatataatgttacttaccctacattattcatctcctatgcatacgtatatactgtactctatatcatcgactgtatccttatgtaatacatgtatcactagccactttaaactatgccactttgtttacatactcatctcatttgtacatactgtactcgataccatctactgtatcttgcctatgctgctctgtaccatcactcattcatatatctttatgtacatattctttatccccttacactgtgtacaagacagtagttttggaattgttagttagattacttgttattactgcattgtcggaactagaagcacaagcatttcgctacactcgcattaacatctgctaaccatgtgtatgtgacaaataaattttgatttgatttgattgtgtatgtgtgccattcagagggtgaatgggcaagacaaaagacttaagcgcctttgaacagggtattgtGGTAGGTGCCAgttgcaccggtttgtgtcaagaactgcaacgtgggccagcatccccatAGAATGCttctgacaccttgtagtccatgccctgacaaatggaggctgttctgaggggaaaagggggtggacttaatattaggaaggtgctcttaatgttttgtacacagtgtatattTACTAAAAATAACAGTATATAAACTACTTATTATCCTAATTAGTCAAATCAACCTCTAGTTTAATAAACCATGAATCCAGGTGCATAACTTCTGGGGTCATGATCCCACCAATATCAGAGCCAATTTGACCTCCTAAATAAAATGCTATGATACATTTGATGGATGTGAAATGATTTAACCACCTTAGGTACTGGCTTTCTACACAGTACTACTAAATTCCAAATGTTATGACTGGATCACCCCTGGTAAACTCATCAGCACAAATAAGAATTATAGAAAATTATATTTTTGAAATAGAGCAAGTTTCTATTGCGAAGTGACATCTCGCATGTGAGTCCTTCTTCTCAAAATGACTGATAATTTGTGGCATTGTAGGAGGAAAGCCcttccacaaatgtattgttaataaactatagttttggtaagtcggttaggacatctactttgtgcacgtgtaacagtataactttagaccgtccctcgcccatacccgggcgcgaaccagggaccctctgcacacatcaacaacagtccccctcgaagcatcgttacccatcgctccacaaaagccgcggcccttgcagagcaaggggaaccactacttcaaggtctcagagcaagtgacatcactgattgaaacgctatttagcgcgcactattccaccgctaactaagctagccgtttcacatccgttacacacgaCACAAGTcccttttccaacaattatttacagaccgattatttcacttataattcactgtatcacaattccagtgggtcagaggtttacatacactaagttgactgtgcctttaaacagctttgaaaattccagaaaattatgtcgtggctttaggagcttctgattgactcaaatgatgtcaattagcctattggaggtgtggctgtggatgtatttcaaggcctaccatcaaactcagtgccttcaaaagaaatcagccaagacctcagaaaaaaacactgtagacctccacaagtttggttcatccttgggagcaatttcaaatgcctgaaggtaccacgttcatctgtacaaacaatagtacgcaagtataaacaccatgggaccacgcagccgtcataacgctcaggaaggagacgcgttctgtcacctagagatgaacgtattttggtacAAAAATagctaatcaatcccagaacaacagcaaaggaccttgtgaagatgctgcaggaaacaggtacaaaagtatctatatccacagtaaaacgagtcctatatcgacataacctgaaaggtcgctcagcaaggaagaagccactgctccaaaaccgacataaaaaagccCGACTACGGTtcgcacatggggacaaagatcgtactttttggacaaatgtcctctggtctgatgaaacaaaaatattatttgaagatTTGAAgtccgacaaacctgactcagttacaccagctctgtcaggaggaatgggccaaaattcacccaacttattgtgggaagcttgtggaaggttactcaaaatgtttgacccaaattaaacaatttaaaggcaatgctagcaaatactacTGAGTGTATGTCAACGTATGACCTACTTGGAATGTGCTAAAAggaataaaagcttaaataaataattctctctactattattgacatttcacattcttaaaataaaagtggtgatcctaactgaccgaagacagggaatttttactaggattaaatgtcaggaattgtgaaaaactgagtttaaatgtatttggttaaggtgtatgtaaacttccaacttcaactgtacatgtgacATTGCACAGCAGTAAACTGGTCTATTTCACCATtgttattttcttcttcttgattTCAATAGGTAAGGGAAACCAGGTACTGGTGTTTACGTACTGTTTCTTGATCGAGTAAAAGGTATTCTTATACCACATTTTTGTGCAACAATAGTATAAATTCATTCAATTGGCGGAGGTGAGACTGAAAAAGAGAGCACTGGTTGAGAGTGCTGCAGTTATCAATTGTGATCATGGTTACAGCTCTATTGAAAACGTATCATTCTACACATTTAATGCCTGTTTCATTGTGGACTTTTCACTGAAATTAGATGTTGGCCTACCTGCATCTAGCTCAGCAAACCATGTCAAAATTGAATTGCGATTATAAACCCAGATTTTAGTCAGTAGCCTATACCTATTGAAATAAGTAAATATCGCAAATAGGCCATTTATAACGGTTTGTAGTCTTAACATCTGCCACAAAGTAACGGCAGACCATGTACCACCTGAGTTACCAAAAAATAATtatgttctaattacgttggtcaCCAGTTTATAGAAATAagacacctcaggggtttgtggtaccaCACCTCCGGTCTAATTGTTTCATCATAGCAGTCGTCAAAGTTACATCGACATCCTTTGATGGAAAATGATCTAGATAGTTGAATAAGAGCCATTTACCTATTCTCTTGCAACATATTCTTAAACTCACAATTATAATTTTGATGGAAAATCGAATTTAGCTTCTTAGTCTACGTCGTCAAAAATTACGTTGATATAATTTAATTCGCTCGATAACTTGCACTCACGAAACGTATGAAACTAGACATACTTGGATGAAAAAGTGGCAGAAATGAGAGATTGTGGGATTCGTTTTACCTGCATCGCATGGCTCTTATCTGCATATCCCTTCACGAACAGCCAATACACAGTCGTGGCCAAACTAGGTCCGTGTAGATCGTCTATTGTTTTGCACTTCTCCGGAGTTGTTTCTATCGTTGTCTGCAATTTTTGTCCCACGTGTCTGCTGGCACCGGACTTGAACCTCCGACCACCAGACACAAAGCCGTCCAGCGCCACTGACAGTTTCTGGCGGTGGTGAACTGTGAGTCGGAGCGGCCTGGTCACCGCAGCAGGGCTACACATATTGAGTGGAGCGCATACAAATTCATTCTACCATCTGTGGCTTTTTAGTACAGTTTGCCCTGCAGCACATTGGGACTCGCCCATACGTTTCACATTTCAacgtcacgtgcacaagtacagtgaaatgcctttcttgcaaactcaaaacccaacaatgcagttataaATAACtatgtaatactaaaaataacgTTAAATCAAAACACGAGATATAAAAACAAGAACACGATAAAGCAAGcatactataatatatacagGATctgttccagtaccatatttacaaatGTGCAGGGATattggatctatagaggtagatatgaataaggggtaaggtgactagccATCAGGATATGATAGACAGAGAAGCAGCATGttatattattgtgtgtgtgggtgcgtttagagtcagtataaatgtgcaTATGTGTTTGTGAGcaaatgatggagtgagtgtgtgtgcagtagtgtgtagggccctgtaaGTGTGCAGAGACAACTCAATtcagtctgtgtagccatttagtTAGCGGTCTTATGGCATgggaatagaagctgttcaggaacttgaagctttcgacccactccactgcaattccgtcgatgtggatgggagcGTGCTCGTCCCCCCTCTGTGTCccgtagtccacgatcagcttcttggtctcactgacattgagggagaagttgcTCCGGCCCCTCACTGCCAGGTTTCTGAACTTCTCCTTGTAGGCCGTCTCATTGTCACCAGTGATCAGGCTTACCCCCTTCATGTCTCAAACTTGGTGTTAgttgtgagtgaacagggagtacaggaagggactaagcacacacccctgtggggccccccgTATTGAGGGACAGCAAGGCAGAGGTGACCCCACCTGGGGTCAGCCCATCAGCCCTCAGtgtcctaagcttggtgacgagcttaAAGGGACAATGGTGCtgaacgctgagctgcagtcaatgaacatAGGTATTTGTCTTATCTAGGTGGCTCAGGGCAGTGTTGGTGTGAGACTCAGACCTGTCACTAATTGTGTTTCACAAACTCGGTCCcacgttttgtttttttcccctagcactacacagcagattcaaataatcaaagcttaaaTTAGTTAGGGCAAAAACACAAACGTGCACCACCTGAGGTCCCCAGGAGAGTTTGGAAAACACTGCTAATAGCTCATACACTTCACATGGAGCCAAGAAATCACAAGACAACAATAGTTTGGATAAATTTCAGTGCAAATTATCAAGTTTCACGGTTGTCCATTAGCGTAAAAACTGCTTATACTTGCCTGTCAATAACATGCATGTCCTAAAAGGCTCACATGATGCAATCAGACCTGTAGTAGGCCTGTCACTGCCTTTACAAAATAATATATTGTGCTCATAAATCTCTAAAacaggttaaatacatttttttgctaaAAAATTAAATCTTAGAAAAAcaggtgaaataaatatattttattattttcattgTCATCATAATTATTAACACATCAAAGTGCCAACAGACTGACAGTCTCTCCCAACCCTTTTCCATCAAGATGTCTCCTCTCTTCAGCATTCATTCAGAGGAGCCAATAggccttagcctggtcccagatctgttcttGTTTACTCCATTGCTATCATTTGACAAGACAAACAATGAGTGACATGGAATTAGTATGATGGCACagacagactggcactcaggctaaaaCCAATGGGCCTCCCGCCACCATTGTACCTCTCCTCAGGATCCAACCATGCATAAAATCtcccatttaaaaataaaaatatatattaaaaaaatgatGCATACCACTGATATACAGTTCTGATATAAACAGGCTTATTGGTCACAAACCAAATGGAATTATAAACATGGCTTCTTTTACAATACACAGAAAACAAATGTGTGGGATATAAGTGTAATCTTTCTTTTTAAAAAGGGGCACATTATTTTTCTtcaactatatattttttttacagtccGAATGCGCAAGGCATTTTGGGCACCCCCAAGTGTCCTTTGAGCACAAATTGCAGTACAGACAcagtcaagcacacacacacacacacacacacacacacacacgagagaagtGCTTACAGCACCCTGGAGTGTCAGCAGTTGCTTATAAAAGCACATATTGGACCATATTGGTATAGTTCGTCTGTACCTTGTTGGTTTTCTAGAAGAAGCAGGGGAATACCATGTGGTTCCTTATCATATGCATCTCAGTTCACTGCCTTTTACTTTAAGTCTTTCCCCAATCCCAAACccacctgtccaatcctctcagatctacacAAGTAAAGAGCAGGGCTTTTGGGATTCAGGCCTCGTCTACCATACACTACTATCACTAACTAACAGTCCCTCTGAGTGGGGGTGTGAAATTAAAAAGCAAATGAAGGACAGCCACCAAGTCTGTGTTCAGATTTAGAATAGACTTCTCATTTCAACAGGGGAGTGTTAATCCACAATGGTGAATGAGGCCACCTGGTGGTGAGAATGAAACATTACATTCCTGACTAAGATCCTTGTGCAACACAACCACAGACATTCACATACAACATTCACACACATCTGCTCACACCCACATACACAGAAGCAAAAGTATTACAATCAGTGTAAAAAATCTGAAGTCTTTAAAAAATGTGCAAAAAAGGTCATCGCTAACAGAAACAACACAAGACAGTCTATGCTCAACAGAGTAGAAGTCCGTCGTCCAATGAGTAACCTTGAAGAAGCGAGCGGTAGAGAACGCATTATGTACCAGTTTTAAATAGTGCATATGGCGTCACTATTTCTGTTGACAGTTGATCTCAGCGAGTCCAGTGCCAATGGAAATGTTCAGTTTCATTTTTACAGGCAATGCAGGAGGGTAAGGAAGGGGTCTAGCTTCTTGGGGACCAGCTTAGCCGATAACACGCACGGTCGCTATTTTGCTTCTCAGACTAAAAGAATCCAGAACAGTGGAGTCAATGACAATTATTTTTCTTAACCAGTTTAACAAGCACTCCTTCAGCGGGCGAGAGAGACCGGATTTAGTACCTATGGTTGAGGGGGAGTTAATGCCTAGGTGATGGGAGAAATGCTCGATCATATTACAGGCTAGTTGATCAGTAGGTTTCCTGAACTCCTCACACAAAAGAGCTTGTGTTTCCATACCGTGAGTACCTATGGGTTAGCTTACAGGCAATGACAACCACACCCCCTGGAGTCAAATAGACAGCCACTTCCATCACTAATTTAAAAAAGGACAAGATCGTCATCCAATACCTATCCTACTGCATCTAgaaaataagggtaaaatataTCTGACATTCACTGCGCAAAGCAGCACAAAACAGTTAGCACTGCTGTGATTTTAGATAAGTCTACTTGTTAGTAATGTTGAGGTATGGCTGAGTACAGCACTGAAACCAGGGATTGACATCTGGAAAAAAATGTCTGAGTATTCTCATGCAAACCATTTCAGGTACTCGAGTATTCACATGCAAGTACAAAACAGGGCTGCTGGCAAAACCATCTTGCAGTATGCTATCGATTGCttcaattcatgttttttttaaatgagataTTTTCAGTGCACTTGATACACTCCAAACAATAAAACACATATTAGAGTTTGAAATGTTGTCATTTGAACCTGCTAAATAGTTGAATTTGCAAATTTCCAATACAAATCGAGAATCGAGTAGTCGAGACCATCCCCAACTGAAACATACTGAAAACTACTctggtgtgtgtgcgcatgctaAAGGAGTGTTTGAGAGGAGCAGCATGTGAGACATGACACAGCACATACTACTGCAACATACCAGTACTTTATTTCGCAAGGCATTGTAGGGCAAGAGGGCACAATAGTCCCAGATGGTGTCCAACACTGTGGAGTATAACTGAGTATTCACCAGTACTGTTGAGTATTGATATTGGCATAATTGCAGAGCTTTTTGCTGAGTACTGTtcagtgcagtagtatcttaGTCAAGATGTAAACTGGCTAACATAGTGCTTCAGCACAAAGTAGTACCTGATATTAACATACAGTATGCCTACAACTGAGTAACAAGCATCCTAATTGGCTAGCGTTTCTCCACTCTTCCGGTTTTAAAATGCCATAATGTACCTTTGACCAATCAACTAAGGCCTGCCTAAACTTTAGGCAATCAACTGGCATCATAGTACCACACGGCCAATCACAGAGTTCAGATGCATTTCTGTTAAGAACTGAAGCACCAAACCCATTATGATGAGCACTCTAGGTTTCTGCTTTGGTGTGTCTCGATTGTATCTGATCTGGGGTCAGTAAGAGACCTATGACCCCTGGTGAGGAGAAGGCAGAGAACAGTGCCACAACACTTGGATATGATCCGCACCGTAAATAGGCTGGTACTCGTCTGATGCGTACCCGAAAACGTTTCAACTAGACATGTTCCTACACTGCTAAAAAAGGCACAAGGCAAAGAACAAAAGGCTGGGAGGGGATTTGAcaacagaccctgacagacaggcGACCTGACTGACACAGCAGAGGAACAGACGGACACTCACAACTGTCGCGGGACAGACTGAAGTAAAGCGAGGGATCCTAGCAACAAAAGCATTTTTTCAGCATCGAGAGAATGAAGAATCGTTGAGTTCTGGGTGCTCTACATGGACTGTGAATGTGCAAGTGAGGGGGGAGCAACGTAGGCAGCAGTGTGACAGGAAGagctggtggtggggggggggggggggggggggtgttctccTCACCCGGTGTTCTGGTTGTGGATTCGATAGCAGCGTGCTATGGGTTTTCAGCTGTACATTCTGGGTCGAGTCAGGACCACACTAGGGGTGCGTTCAGCAGGACACAACGTTATGCAACGCTCAAATCGATATAGCATGTAGAACAAACCTTCCTCTAAGATATGTAGAATAAGGAATTGTTTCGGCTCTAGTCATGCCACCTCTATCTGCAATGTGTTCCACAACGTTTGCCTACTAAACGTGGCCCAGATTATCATGATCATCACCTCAAATCTCCACTAAGGTCCAGATCAGAAACACAGACGTTGACTCAGTGAGCTAAGTGCAGAGTGACCGAGTCACACTCCACAATCAAAAGCAGGAGATATTAATcataaaaacattttcaaaaaaggTTATTTTGTCATCTTGGTTGAGCAACTTACCATATTTCTGAAATTAAGGTGCAACTTTTTCTCTAAATGAGTTATTTCATTAATTCCTCCTTGCCAGTCTCCTAAAAACAGAGACGCAGGAGTTGTAGTCCCCACCGCTACCCACCTCATCCAATCACCAGATGGATACCTCCCACCAAGTCCTCTCTGGTCCAATGGGGGCTTTCTGTCTGGAGCTGGGAGGGTGGAGTCAGGGGGAGTCAGAGGCAGCGAATCTAAGGACATCTCTGGCAGTTcaggggtcagggggaaaggggcTAGTGAACAAAGATGTGCCTCAGAAGGTCGTCGGCCGAGGGCCTCAGCTTGGTCTCCACGAAGATGCGCTTGAGGAAGTCACGGCCATGGTCGGAGACGTGGGCGGGCAGCGAGGGGTTGGTGGGCTGGGTGGCGATCTTAAAGATGGCCGCCATGGCCTCGAACTCAGCCCAGGGGGGCCGCTGGGTAAGCATCTCCACCACCGTGCAACCCACACTCCTGGAGAGGACACCACTGACATTAGccaacatcatcatcattctcCTCATCAACAGTTGACATGACATCCCACCAGAGgcagctggtgggaggagctataggaggacaggctcattttaatggctggaatggaatcaatggaatggtaccaaacatATTGATACTCtgctccattaattccattccagacattaaaATGAGCTCGTCCTCCTATAGCGCCTCCCACTCAACACATCAAGATCGTTATTGATTTACATGACAGTGGCTGTTACACTCGTCTACCATAGCCTCCTTTCCAGATCCCCTCTCCTTTCTGACCACTAATTTAAAGAGACTTAATTGAAAATCATATGAAACCTCTTAAAGGTGCAGTGCAATTAAACTAGATTTTCATGTTCTGTTatgatatttccacactatgagttcAAAATAACAGTCTGAAATTGTACAAATTATAATGAGCTTTTGGTGTAAGAGCGGTTTGAAAAAAATgcctggaatttcagcctgttcaggtgggatggaaCTTTTGGCCCACATGACAATGGGATCTGATTATAATAGACCAATGACTGGTCATTTGGGTAAGGGGGTGGGCTCTAGACCATCCTATTAGCTAATCACGGGTGTGTATCCAAATATCTTCAAAATGTGTGTTCCCTAACGCCCACACGATCAGACAGCGCAAGGGAAATACatgataaaataaaatgtatgagttattttcattacattttagccatatagtgattttttttttaaatacaaagaCTGCATGTGGGCTTTAAGTCTCAGCCAGTGGTTTGAAAGAGGAGACAAGGAGGTGGAAACTATTTTTCTGGTAAGTCTGCCTCAGTAATAATCAGTCTTACCAGATATCAGCCTTCCTGCCATAGCCCTCTCCACTGATCACCTCTGGGCTCATCCAGTAGGGAGTACCAGTCACTGACTTGATCCCTGTTCCTGACAGACAGATGGTCTGTAGCCGCCTGCTCGCCCCAAAGTCCCCCAGCTTCACGTTTCCCACAGAGTCCCGCAGAATGTTGGCCCctggaaaaagagggagggacaggaagAGGTAAGGAGGTGGTGTAGGTCCATTCTCTCATAAGAAACATTACCCAGAAGGCACTGCTTGAGTTACAGCAATGTTCCCCTCAATACCCATCAACATTCTGTCATAAGCACTACATGAACCAGAACATGGGCCCAGCACTCTCATTCATGATAATGGTCCTTCCTATGGGAATCAGCAACATTTTACTCCAATATTCCATCCAtttatccccctctccttctgtaCCTTTGATGTCTCTGTGGACGATCATGTTGCTGTGCAGGTAGGACACTCCCTCCAGGATCTGATGGGTGTACCTACGCGTCACGTTTTCCGTCAAGGCCCCGTACGACTTCAGCTGGTCTTTGATGGAGCCCTGGGGACAGAGGGTGACCATATGGGAGTTAAAGCAACCGGCGGGTCCGTTCCAGGTCATCGTTACTGCAGCAGCGCCGTGCCGGTCATCTGTGAAACTTCACTGAAACAAATACAATCTGGAACGCAGCCGACATCGCCACACTGGTGGACGGAGACAGGATGGAGTTGGTCTAAGTTCAGTTATTCAaccgtatacacacacacacacttaccccggGCATGTACTCCATAAAGATGGACAGAGTTCTCTCGTTGGAGTCTCGTAGACAGCCATAGTACTGGACGATCCGTTCATGGCACAGGTTCTTCAGTAACTGGATCTCACACTCCAGGGCACTTACCTCCTGCAGATAGACAAGATATGTTGAGTGCACAGTGTACACAACTCTCGACAAACACAACCTCGGTTCCACTCACCTTGCTGGTCTCGGGACTCTCTGGGTCAAACTGGACCTGTTTAACGGCCAGCTCTCTGCCCGTGTCTGCATCGTAGCACAGGAAGACACGGCCAAACGCACCCTGACCCAGCAGTTTACCTAGCCGCCAGTTCGTAGGGGCACGTGGAGCTGGGCAGACATGGGGGAAATCAATTAGGTCATTTGTGTGCGCTTCCAAGAAATACGTTTGTTGCAAAGTGCTTAGCAGCTACCTGGCCAGACCAGCTATCCTTCCACCTGAACTTTCTTCCATTCTTTCACCCCCACATAAGCATTCTTCTCTCCATTCTCAATCTGTACATTTTCTCCCACCCCTCCCTATTCTCTCCCTCAGCCAGCTCTACTCACAGCGGCTGGGTGGGCTGATGTCCATAACGGAGAGGGTGGGGTTGGGTTCGATGTCGCTGCCCCTGCGTCTGCGACCCCCGGGCTCCTCCAGGTCTGGGGTGAATATGCTGCTGCCACTGCTGGTGCTGGGAGACTGCTCTGTGGGGCTGAAACTGACCGGGGAATGGAAACCGTGGACCTGGGTCCGCCGCGCTCGAGGGAACGTCTTACGCCCTgcaggggaggatgggagagggagaatgaaggTAAACAACAATAGTTTTCTGTGATACTCTAAAATAAAGAATCGGACTCCCGGATTTAAGGTTGAATTGAATAGGACTTTTAGAGagggtctgttttttttttggtccCTCACCATCACTGTAGTCCTGAAGGCCAAAGGAAATGTGGTATCGCCTTGGGTAAGTGCCCCCTTTCCCCGACTTCTCAAACACTGGAATATCATACTCTGGGTAAACTTGGTGGTTGTCTGGGTAGCTCTGTGCCCGGGGCATACGGGACTTAGGATAGTTATCACTGCAAGGAAATACAGGAGGAATACATGCTTTAAAAACAGTTTGATTCAGAAGATGAAGTGTTGAAGGTTACCACAATGCATGCTGGCTATGTGGTTCTCAGTTGGATGTTCACGACTCACCTGTCCAGTGGGCTGTCCAGTGAGGGACAACTCCCTGATGCAGAGTTCTCTGGACTGCTCATTGACAGAGGGTCCAGCATCTAGAAAGGAGAGATTGAGTTTGTGACTGCTATCATTTGTCATACTCTGAACATGTTCATAAAAATGTTCATAACGGTGGTAATGAAGGCCAGTTACGAGTAGGCGAGAGTGTTGGGACTAGGCCTTAGTATGACTGTTCCTAATCTGGGCCCctgtctccatctttccccaGTCTCAGAGGTGAGGTCATAGAGATAGatgactca
This is a stretch of genomic DNA from Oncorhynchus mykiss isolate Arlee chromosome 7, USDA_OmykA_1.1, whole genome shotgun sequence. It encodes these proteins:
- the LOC110527482 gene encoding mitogen-activated protein kinase kinase kinase 2, with product MGESSILDSWVNQRVKMNEQEALNSIMQDLAELHRSSRPAMTLSDLGKPKASSPKNQNDVRVKFEYKGEKRILQFFRPVRLDDLGNKAKVAFGQAMDLHYTNNELVIPLTTQDDLDKAVELLDRSVHMKSLKILLVLQASSQTSTSSMDLLPPHEDLDNTRFRATDNKSMLALIGSHSGDRSSPPPGYIPDALQQVARNGSFTSINSEGEFIPESMDQMLDPLSMSSPENSASGSCPSLDSPLDSDNYPKSRMPRAQSYPDNHQVYPEYDIPVFEKSGKGGTYPRRYHISFGLQDYSDGRKTFPRARRTQVHGFHSPVSFSPTEQSPSTSSGSSIFTPDLEEPGGRRRRGSDIEPNPTLSVMDISPPSRSPRAPTNWRLGKLLGQGAFGRVFLCYDADTGRELAVKQVQFDPESPETSKEVSALECEIQLLKNLCHERIVQYYGCLRDSNERTLSIFMEYMPGGSIKDQLKSYGALTENVTRRYTHQILEGVSYLHSNMIVHRDIKGANILRDSVGNVKLGDFGASRRLQTICLSGTGIKSVTGTPYWMSPEVISGEGYGRKADIWSVGCTVVEMLTQRPPWAEFEAMAAIFKIATQPTNPSLPAHVSDHGRDFLKRIFVETKLRPSADDLLRHIFVH